A genome region from Corynebacterium uberis includes the following:
- a CDS encoding PTS fructose transporter subunit IIABC, with the protein MSQPIITTELVGLDVDFGETSTQVIEALAGLVHAAGRAESAEVLAADAKAREAKSGTGVPGGVAIPHCRSEAVATPTLAFARLSRPADFSGPDGDASLVFLIAAPAGGGKAHLQILSKLARALVRKDFLEGLRNAQSPEEIVQLVTDVVNAQPKRKTPAAQSSAAGAAATAAGGATAAAGDAAAQDKSAEPAQPVTRVVAITACPTGIAHTYMAADALSQTADERSDVEFHVETQGSSAVTPLDPAIIEAADAVIFATDVGVKDRDRFAGKPVIESGVKRAINEPGVMLDEAIAAAKNPNARRVAAGAGSSSAESGAETGSGLGWGKRIQQAVMTGVSYMVPFVAAGGLLIALGFLFGGYDVANGATEIISKYSLTNLPGHIVDLEAGPTEFKHAGLGLYLGAVLFATGSASMGFIVAALSGYIAYALANRPGIVPGFVGGAISVLVGAGFIGGLATGIIAGLVAMWIGSWKVPRWIGSLMPVVIIPLLGSLTVGLVMFLALGRPLSALMDGMQNGLASMSGSSAILLGVILGLMMCADLGGPINKAAYLFATAGLSAGTDASMQIMAAVMAAGMVPPIALSLATFIRRSLFTPAEQENGKSSWLLGLSFVSEGAIPFAAADPLRVIPSMMLGGAATGAVSMALDVACRAPHGGIFVLFAIQPAWGFVVAIVVGTLVATAAVLAAKQFWPNKTIERQAALADEAAAAKARVAG; encoded by the coding sequence ATGTCCCAGCCGATAATTACGACCGAGCTTGTTGGGCTCGACGTCGACTTCGGAGAGACCTCAACTCAGGTCATCGAGGCCCTCGCCGGCCTGGTCCACGCGGCCGGCCGCGCCGAGTCCGCCGAGGTTCTTGCCGCTGACGCCAAGGCCCGGGAGGCCAAGTCCGGCACCGGCGTCCCCGGTGGCGTGGCCATCCCCCACTGCCGTTCCGAGGCCGTTGCCACCCCGACCCTGGCGTTTGCCCGCCTGTCGCGTCCCGCGGATTTCTCCGGGCCTGATGGCGACGCCTCCCTGGTGTTCCTCATCGCCGCACCCGCCGGTGGCGGCAAGGCGCACCTGCAGATCCTGTCCAAGCTTGCCCGCGCGCTCGTGCGCAAGGACTTCCTCGAGGGGCTGCGCAACGCGCAGAGCCCGGAGGAAATCGTCCAGTTGGTCACTGACGTGGTCAACGCGCAGCCCAAGCGCAAGACGCCGGCGGCCCAGTCCAGCGCTGCTGGTGCGGCCGCAACCGCGGCCGGCGGCGCCACCGCCGCGGCGGGCGATGCCGCCGCGCAGGACAAGTCGGCTGAGCCCGCACAGCCTGTCACTCGCGTCGTGGCCATCACCGCCTGCCCCACCGGCATCGCCCACACCTACATGGCTGCCGACGCCCTGAGCCAGACCGCCGACGAGCGCTCCGACGTGGAGTTCCACGTGGAGACCCAGGGCTCGTCCGCGGTCACCCCGCTGGATCCGGCCATCATCGAGGCCGCCGATGCGGTCATCTTTGCCACCGACGTCGGGGTCAAGGACCGCGACCGCTTCGCCGGAAAGCCGGTCATCGAGTCCGGCGTCAAGCGCGCTATCAACGAACCTGGCGTCATGCTTGATGAGGCCATCGCTGCTGCGAAGAACCCCAACGCGCGGCGCGTCGCCGCCGGTGCGGGAAGCAGCAGCGCCGAATCTGGCGCGGAAACCGGTTCCGGCCTGGGCTGGGGCAAGCGCATCCAGCAGGCCGTGATGACGGGCGTGTCCTACATGGTTCCGTTCGTCGCCGCGGGTGGTCTGCTCATCGCTTTGGGCTTCCTCTTCGGCGGGTACGACGTGGCAAACGGTGCCACCGAGATCATCTCCAAGTACTCCCTGACCAACCTGCCGGGCCACATCGTTGACCTCGAGGCTGGCCCCACGGAGTTCAAGCACGCTGGTCTGGGCCTCTACCTGGGGGCGGTGCTCTTTGCCACCGGCAGCGCATCCATGGGATTCATCGTGGCTGCCCTGTCTGGCTACATTGCCTACGCGCTGGCTAACCGGCCGGGTATCGTGCCGGGCTTTGTCGGCGGCGCGATCTCCGTGCTGGTGGGCGCCGGCTTCATCGGCGGCCTGGCCACCGGCATCATCGCCGGTCTGGTAGCCATGTGGATCGGGTCCTGGAAGGTCCCGCGCTGGATCGGCTCCCTGATGCCGGTTGTCATCATCCCCCTGCTGGGCTCCCTGACGGTGGGCCTGGTGATGTTCCTCGCGCTGGGTCGCCCCCTGAGTGCCCTGATGGACGGCATGCAAAACGGGCTGGCCTCCATGTCCGGCTCTTCTGCGATCCTGCTGGGTGTCATCCTGGGCCTGATGATGTGCGCCGACCTGGGCGGGCCGATCAACAAGGCCGCCTACCTGTTCGCCACCGCCGGCCTGTCCGCGGGTACGGATGCCTCCATGCAGATCATGGCCGCCGTCATGGCCGCCGGTATGGTGCCCCCGATCGCGCTGTCCCTGGCCACCTTCATCCGGCGCAGCCTGTTTACCCCTGCCGAGCAGGAAAACGGCAAGTCCTCGTGGCTGCTGGGCCTGTCCTTCGTCTCTGAGGGCGCAATCCCCTTCGCCGCGGCTGACCCGCTGCGCGTGATCCCCTCGATGATGCTGGGCGGAGCCGCCACCGGTGCCGTCTCCATGGCCCTAGATGTAGCCTGTCGTGCCCCGCACGGCGGCATCTTCGTCCTGTTTGCCATCCAGCCTGCGTGGGGCTTCGTGGTTGCCATCGTGGTGGGCACGCTGGTGGCTACGGCCGCCGTGCTGGCCGCCAAGCAGTTCTGGCCCAATAAGACCATCGAACGCCAGGCTGCGCTGGCTGATGAGGCCGCCGCTGCGAAAGCCCGCGTAGCCGGGTAG
- a CDS encoding 1-phosphofructokinase family hexose kinase — MILTFTPNPSVDATLSLDQPLAPGQVHRLRSVTRVAGGKGINVSHATALAGHPTVAVFPAADHDPFLALAEEAMIPTHPVTMDGVIRMNTTVTEPDGTTTKLNGPGPHVSAELQATLERTLIDVSTRTDAQWIVLAGSLPPGPDAQWYAHLVAQLRAQCPALRIAVDTSDAPMIELGRHFEHAAPHLIKPNGLELGQLVGADGQGLEDAAAAGDFQPVVAAARTAVERGVETVLVTLGGAGAVLVTAEGAWKATPPPIEVVSTVGAGDSSLTGYLLAQIAGAEPAERLRNAVAYGSAATALPGTTLPRPEQLDHARTTVTALS; from the coding sequence GTGATCCTGACCTTCACTCCCAACCCCAGCGTGGACGCCACGCTCAGCCTTGATCAGCCCTTGGCGCCCGGCCAGGTTCACCGCCTGCGCTCGGTGACCCGCGTCGCGGGAGGCAAGGGCATCAACGTGTCCCACGCGACCGCACTAGCCGGCCACCCCACTGTGGCCGTCTTTCCCGCCGCCGATCATGACCCCTTCCTGGCTTTGGCAGAAGAGGCGATGATTCCCACCCACCCGGTGACCATGGACGGTGTCATCCGTATGAACACCACGGTCACGGAGCCGGACGGCACGACCACTAAGCTCAACGGCCCCGGCCCCCACGTGAGCGCTGAGCTCCAGGCCACCCTCGAGCGCACGCTTATCGACGTCTCCACCCGCACCGACGCGCAGTGGATCGTCCTTGCCGGTTCCCTCCCGCCGGGACCAGACGCTCAGTGGTATGCCCACCTCGTCGCCCAGCTGCGCGCCCAGTGCCCCGCGCTGCGTATCGCGGTGGACACCTCGGACGCCCCGATGATTGAGCTGGGCCGCCACTTCGAGCACGCCGCCCCGCACCTGATCAAGCCCAACGGTTTGGAGCTTGGCCAGCTCGTCGGCGCCGACGGCCAGGGGTTGGAAGATGCCGCAGCAGCCGGAGATTTTCAGCCGGTGGTCGCCGCGGCGCGCACCGCGGTCGAGCGCGGAGTGGAAACCGTGTTGGTCACCCTCGGGGGTGCCGGCGCGGTGCTGGTGACTGCGGAGGGCGCCTGGAAGGCCACCCCGCCGCCCATCGAGGTGGTGTCCACGGTCGGCGCGGGCGATAGCTCCCTGACCGGCTACCTGCTGGCCCAGATCGCCGGTGCCGAGCCCGCGGAGCGGCTGCGCAACGCGGTCGCCTACGGCAGCGCCGCCACGGCGTTGCCGGGCACGACGCTGCCGCGCCCGGAACAATTGGATCACGCACGCACCACCGTCACCGCTTTGTCCTGA
- the ptsP gene encoding phosphoenolpyruvate--protein phosphotransferase: MTAGSEITTVTGTGVVAGIAYAPVVWVHPRPELPTENKAIPEESRDAEYERFVAAADVVAQRLEDRGAQAEDQAAEVLQATAGMVRDRGWRKAVRKNVKAGSNAEFATVEATNKFVAMFEAAGGVMAERTTDLKDIRDRVIAQLRGEEEPGLPAIDGEGVLFADDLSPADTAALDTNHYKGLVTELGGPTSHTAIIARQLNLPCIVAAGVSVREFAAGTMVLVDGSRGTVTTDADPEESRRLVAESQQRAEAIAQWRGPAQTKDGHRVQLLANVQDANAARLASHTQAEGIGLYRTEMSFLSATEEPSVDEQAALYGKVFAAFPNSKVVVRTLDAGSDKPIAYANMSAEENPALGVRGLRIARDNEALLTRQLDAIAAAAEGRGDDAPTWVMAPMVSTAREAEWFASLCAERGLTAGAMIEVPAAALMADKIMPHLDFVSIGTNDLTQYTMAADRLSSQLAYLTDPWQPAVLRLIQHTCMVGHDTNTAVGVCGEAAADPLLACVLAGLGVNSLSAASTAVAGVGAQLAEVTMEDCERAAEAAMSSEGAAEAREAVRTILRGDAQD, from the coding sequence ATGACTGCAGGTTCTGAAATCACCACCGTCACTGGCACCGGTGTTGTCGCTGGTATTGCCTATGCCCCGGTCGTGTGGGTACACCCACGTCCGGAACTGCCCACAGAAAATAAGGCTATTCCGGAAGAGTCCCGTGACGCAGAGTACGAACGCTTCGTCGCGGCGGCCGACGTAGTCGCCCAGCGCCTCGAAGACCGCGGCGCCCAAGCCGAAGACCAGGCCGCCGAGGTACTCCAGGCAACCGCCGGCATGGTCCGCGACCGCGGCTGGCGCAAAGCCGTGCGCAAAAACGTCAAAGCCGGCTCCAACGCCGAATTTGCCACGGTGGAAGCCACCAACAAGTTTGTCGCCATGTTCGAAGCCGCCGGCGGCGTCATGGCCGAACGCACCACGGACCTCAAAGACATCCGCGACCGCGTCATCGCACAACTGCGTGGTGAAGAAGAACCCGGCCTGCCCGCCATCGACGGCGAAGGCGTCCTGTTCGCCGACGACCTCTCCCCGGCAGACACCGCCGCGCTAGACACCAACCACTACAAAGGCCTGGTCACCGAGCTGGGCGGGCCCACCAGCCACACGGCCATTATCGCCCGCCAGCTCAACCTGCCGTGCATCGTCGCCGCCGGCGTGAGCGTGCGCGAATTCGCCGCTGGCACCATGGTGCTTGTCGACGGCTCCCGGGGCACCGTCACCACGGACGCTGACCCGGAGGAGTCCCGCCGCCTCGTCGCCGAATCACAACAGCGCGCAGAAGCCATCGCGCAGTGGCGCGGCCCCGCACAAACCAAAGACGGCCACCGCGTCCAGCTCCTGGCCAACGTGCAAGACGCCAACGCGGCCCGGCTGGCCTCCCACACGCAGGCGGAAGGCATCGGCCTGTATCGCACGGAGATGAGCTTCCTGTCCGCCACCGAGGAGCCCTCCGTCGACGAGCAGGCAGCCCTCTACGGCAAGGTCTTCGCCGCGTTCCCCAACTCGAAGGTCGTGGTGCGCACCCTCGACGCCGGCTCCGACAAGCCCATCGCTTACGCCAACATGTCCGCCGAAGAAAACCCGGCCCTGGGCGTGCGCGGCCTGCGCATCGCCCGGGACAATGAGGCCCTGCTGACCCGGCAGCTTGACGCCATCGCCGCCGCGGCCGAAGGTCGCGGGGACGACGCCCCGACCTGGGTCATGGCGCCGATGGTCTCCACCGCGCGGGAAGCCGAATGGTTCGCCTCCCTGTGCGCCGAACGTGGCCTGACTGCCGGGGCGATGATCGAGGTCCCCGCGGCAGCACTCATGGCGGACAAGATCATGCCCCACCTGGACTTCGTCTCCATTGGCACCAACGACCTCACCCAATACACCATGGCCGCCGACCGGCTGTCCTCCCAGCTGGCATACCTCACCGACCCGTGGCAGCCCGCCGTCCTGCGCCTGATCCAGCACACCTGCATGGTCGGCCACGACACCAACACCGCCGTCGGCGTCTGCGGCGAGGCTGCCGCCGACCCGCTGCTGGCCTGCGTCCTGGCCGGACTGGGCGTGAACTCCCTGTCCGCCGCCTCCACCGCCGTCGCCGGCGTGGGCGCCCAGCTCGCCGAGGTCACCATGGAAGACTGCGAACGCGCCGCCGAGGCGGCCATGTCCTCCGAGGGCGCCGCAGAGGCCCGCGAGGCCGTGCGCACCATCCTGCGCGGAGACGCCCAAGACTAA
- a CDS encoding uracil-xanthine permease family protein, which yields MNSIGWAVHGDGKSIAPGAVVAPEERLSWPRTIGIGMQHVVAMFGATLLVPTLTGFPVNTTLLFSGLGTILFLLLTRNRLPSYLGSSFAFIAPLTATQGQGIPVQIGGVVVAGLALIAVGAVVQAAGRKVLDAVMPPAVTGAIVALIGLNLAPTAASNVQTQPLVAGVTLASILVCTVAGRGMVARLGILIGVIIGWVFAAATGNLADGAGDTIAQAPWIGLPQLHTPQFEASAILITLPVIIVLIAENVGHVKAVSEMTGRNLDDLAGTALMADGLATTVAGGFGGSGTTTYAENIGVMAATKVYSTAAYWVAAATAITLAFIPKFGALIFTIPAGVLGGATLVLYGLIGMLGIRIWQDNKVNFNNPVNLCAAAVALIAGIGNLTLTVGSVQLEGIAWGSAGIIVVYPVLRWLYAHVGEGQGAQYYG from the coding sequence GTGAACTCCATCGGTTGGGCCGTCCACGGGGACGGAAAAAGCATTGCTCCGGGGGCCGTGGTCGCCCCGGAGGAAAGACTCAGTTGGCCACGCACAATTGGCATAGGCATGCAGCACGTGGTGGCCATGTTTGGGGCTACCCTCCTGGTGCCCACATTGACCGGATTTCCGGTCAACACCACGCTGTTGTTTTCCGGGTTGGGGACCATCCTCTTCCTGTTGCTCACCCGCAATCGGCTGCCCAGTTACCTGGGCAGCTCTTTTGCCTTTATCGCCCCGCTGACCGCCACCCAGGGCCAGGGGATTCCCGTGCAAATCGGCGGCGTGGTCGTCGCCGGCCTGGCGCTGATTGCCGTGGGTGCGGTAGTTCAGGCAGCGGGGCGCAAGGTTCTTGACGCCGTCATGCCTCCGGCCGTCACGGGCGCCATCGTGGCACTCATTGGCCTGAACTTGGCGCCCACGGCCGCCTCAAACGTGCAAACGCAACCCCTGGTGGCGGGCGTGACGCTGGCCAGCATCCTGGTGTGCACGGTGGCGGGACGCGGCATGGTGGCCCGCCTGGGCATCCTCATCGGGGTCATCATCGGGTGGGTGTTTGCGGCCGCGACGGGAAACCTCGCCGACGGCGCCGGGGACACGATCGCGCAGGCGCCTTGGATCGGTCTGCCGCAACTGCACACCCCGCAGTTCGAGGCCTCGGCAATCCTGATTACCCTTCCGGTGATCATCGTGCTGATCGCTGAGAATGTGGGTCACGTCAAGGCGGTCTCCGAAATGACGGGGCGCAACCTTGATGACCTGGCCGGCACGGCACTCATGGCAGATGGCCTGGCAACCACCGTCGCCGGCGGGTTCGGCGGCTCCGGTACCACCACCTACGCAGAGAATATCGGCGTCATGGCCGCGACAAAGGTCTATTCCACGGCGGCCTATTGGGTGGCGGCGGCCACGGCCATCACCCTGGCATTCATCCCCAAGTTTGGGGCGCTGATTTTCACCATCCCGGCCGGAGTGCTCGGCGGGGCGACGCTGGTCCTCTACGGCCTGATTGGCATGCTGGGCATCCGGATCTGGCAGGACAACAAGGTGAACTTTAACAACCCGGTCAACCTGTGCGCCGCGGCCGTGGCGCTCATTGCTGGCATCGGCAACCTCACGCTGACGGTGGGATCCGTGCAGCTGGAGGGTATTGCCTGGGGCTCGGCTGGCATCATCGTGGTCTACCCGGTGCTGCGCTGGCTGTACGCCCACGTGGGCGAAGGGCAGGGCGCTCAGTATTACGGCTAG
- the hflX gene encoding GTPase HflX, which yields MNVDHHYDPSESDDSHDELLARAFRNNEPTRGSGASISTDHEPTVGELELGERNALRHVAGRTSIHAEEQADGYEVEYRKLRLERVILVGVWTQGTAAEVEATMDELAALAQTAGAEVIDMLYQRRDKPDPGTFIGSGKVAELRDTVQATDADTVICDGELNPGQLVALENALNTKVIDRTMLILDIFAQHAKSKEGKAQVSLAQMEYLITRVRGWGGNLSRQAGGRAGSNGGVGLRGPGETKIEADRRRLRADMARLRRELAAMKTSREVKRARRNESLTPKIAIAGYTNAGKSSLINALTGAGVLVEDALFATLDPTTRKTQLADGRAVIFTDTVGFVRHLPTQLVEAFKSTLEEVLEADLVLHVVDGSDPFPLKQIAAVNEVISGIARDTGRTIPPEIIVANKIDVADPLILAELRHALDDVVFVSARTGEGIAELGGRIELFLNSLDARVRLNIPFTRGDVVARVHEHGTVLAEDYSATGTLLDVRLPQRLAAELDEFREAASPDPV from the coding sequence ATGAATGTTGATCACCACTATGATCCGAGCGAGTCTGATGACAGCCATGATGAGCTGTTGGCTCGTGCCTTCCGGAATAATGAGCCCACGCGGGGTAGCGGGGCGTCGATAAGCACTGACCACGAGCCCACCGTTGGTGAGCTCGAGCTTGGCGAACGCAATGCGTTGCGCCACGTCGCGGGGCGTACCTCCATCCATGCTGAGGAACAGGCCGACGGCTATGAGGTGGAATACCGCAAGCTGCGCCTCGAGCGCGTCATCCTGGTGGGCGTGTGGACCCAGGGCACGGCCGCGGAGGTAGAGGCCACCATGGATGAGCTCGCCGCGCTGGCGCAAACCGCCGGGGCAGAGGTCATTGACATGCTCTACCAGCGCCGCGACAAGCCGGACCCCGGCACCTTCATCGGTTCCGGCAAGGTGGCGGAACTGCGCGATACCGTGCAGGCCACGGACGCCGATACCGTCATCTGCGACGGCGAGCTCAACCCGGGCCAACTGGTGGCGCTAGAAAACGCCCTGAACACCAAGGTCATTGACCGCACCATGCTCATCCTGGACATCTTCGCGCAGCACGCAAAGTCCAAGGAAGGCAAGGCGCAGGTCTCCCTGGCGCAGATGGAATACCTGATCACTCGGGTGCGCGGCTGGGGCGGCAACCTTTCGCGGCAGGCCGGTGGACGCGCCGGATCAAACGGGGGTGTGGGGCTGCGTGGCCCCGGCGAGACCAAGATCGAGGCGGATCGTCGGCGGCTGCGGGCGGACATGGCCAGGCTGCGCCGGGAGTTGGCCGCGATGAAGACCTCCCGGGAGGTCAAGCGGGCGCGCCGGAATGAGTCCCTGACCCCCAAGATCGCCATCGCGGGCTATACCAATGCGGGCAAGTCGTCGCTGATCAATGCGCTGACGGGGGCAGGTGTGCTGGTAGAGGACGCGCTTTTTGCCACCCTGGACCCCACCACGCGCAAGACCCAGCTTGCCGATGGCCGCGCCGTGATCTTCACGGACACCGTCGGCTTTGTGCGCCACCTTCCCACCCAGCTGGTGGAGGCCTTCAAGTCGACGCTCGAGGAGGTCCTCGAAGCGGATCTAGTCCTCCACGTGGTGGACGGCTCCGATCCTTTCCCGCTCAAGCAGATCGCCGCGGTCAACGAGGTCATCTCCGGCATCGCCCGCGATACCGGGCGGACCATCCCGCCGGAAATCATCGTGGCCAACAAGATCGATGTTGCCGATCCGCTGATCCTTGCGGAGCTGCGCCACGCCCTCGACGACGTGGTATTCGTCTCCGCGCGCACCGGCGAGGGCATCGCGGAGCTTGGCGGACGCATCGAGCTCTTCCTCAACAGCCTCGACGCCAGGGTGCGCCTAAATATCCCCTTCACCAGGGGCGACGTGGTGGCCCGCGTGCATGAGCACGGCACCGTGCTCGCGGAGGACTATTCCGCAACAGGAACGCTTCTCGACGTCCGCCTCCCGCAGCGTTTGGCGGCCGAGCTCGACGAATTCCGGGAGGCCGCTTCACCGGACCCGGTGTAA
- the miaA gene encoding tRNA (adenosine(37)-N6)-dimethylallyltransferase MiaA encodes MSGAYRVDGTITPIAVVGPTASGKSALALALAHRWDGEVVNVDSMQLYRGMDIGTAKLSVAEREGIVHHQLDTLDVTEPASVARYQQSAVADVEDILRRGKTPILAGGSMLYVQSLLDNWRFPPTDAAVRARWQQRLDEVGVAALHAELALKDPAAAQVIEDNDPRRTVRALEVIELTGKPYQASQPVIGAAPRWGTRIIGLATNAQWLNPRIAARTAQMFERGFIDEVRGLVDHHGLRADSTAGRAIGYAQCLQVLRGELSVAQAVEATEAGTRRYVRRQRSWFRRDPRIRWCEAAADPVGESIDWLS; translated from the coding sequence ATGTCCGGGGCATATAGGGTCGATGGGACAATTACGCCGATCGCGGTGGTGGGCCCTACCGCGTCGGGCAAGTCTGCGCTGGCCTTGGCATTGGCTCATCGGTGGGACGGGGAGGTGGTCAATGTGGATTCCATGCAGCTGTATCGGGGAATGGATATTGGGACTGCGAAGTTGTCGGTGGCTGAGCGGGAGGGCATTGTGCACCATCAGCTCGATACGTTGGATGTCACGGAGCCGGCTTCTGTCGCGCGGTATCAGCAGTCGGCTGTCGCGGATGTAGAAGATATTCTGCGTCGGGGAAAGACGCCCATTTTGGCGGGCGGCTCGATGCTGTATGTGCAGTCGTTGCTGGATAATTGGCGGTTTCCGCCTACTGATGCGGCGGTGCGGGCCCGCTGGCAGCAGCGTTTGGATGAGGTCGGTGTTGCTGCGTTGCATGCGGAATTGGCGCTGAAGGATCCAGCGGCGGCGCAGGTCATTGAGGATAATGATCCGCGCCGCACTGTGCGTGCCTTGGAAGTCATTGAGTTAACGGGAAAGCCGTATCAGGCTTCGCAGCCTGTAATTGGTGCTGCACCGCGATGGGGGACGCGAATTATCGGCCTGGCTACAAATGCGCAGTGGCTTAATCCGCGCATTGCTGCTCGCACGGCGCAGATGTTCGAGCGCGGGTTCATCGATGAAGTCCGCGGTTTGGTGGACCATCATGGTTTGCGTGCGGATTCCACTGCGGGCCGGGCGATTGGGTATGCGCAGTGTCTGCAGGTTCTTCGCGGTGAATTGTCCGTGGCGCAGGCGGTGGAGGCGACGGAGGCGGGTACGCGGCGTTATGTGCGCCGGCAGCGTTCGTGGTTCCGGCGGGATCCTCGTATTAGGTGGTGTGAGGCTGCGGCGGACCCGGTAGGGGAGTCGATAGACTGGCTTTCGTGA
- the dapF gene encoding diaminopimelate epimerase, protein MFFAKGHGTGNDFVIIPDPDARLSLSQENIVALCDRRRGIGADGVLRVVRSGALLDAGEIASLPDGVERTDWFMDYRNADGTVAEMCGNGLRVFAHWLAMYQRREEGDNTPESFSGGTIGTRAGAREVLVIRATPREAQVRIDMGPAQVRGVSTAKMGELSFAGLGISTGNPHLAAVIPGLSAQDLADLTLEAPTIDPEFFPEGVNVEIVTPLSDGAVDMRVWERGVGETLSCGTGTVAAATAALADAAEETGSVTVRVPGGEVVVDVLATTTTLTGPSRIVATGRLSI, encoded by the coding sequence ATTTTCTTTGCCAAGGGGCACGGGACCGGCAACGATTTTGTCATCATTCCGGATCCGGACGCGCGGCTTTCCCTAAGCCAGGAAAATATTGTTGCGCTGTGTGATCGGCGGCGGGGCATTGGGGCCGACGGTGTCTTGCGCGTTGTGCGTTCGGGCGCGTTGCTTGATGCCGGTGAAATTGCGTCTCTTCCGGACGGTGTAGAGCGCACCGATTGGTTCATGGATTACCGCAATGCGGATGGCACCGTGGCGGAAATGTGCGGTAATGGGCTGCGGGTGTTTGCCCATTGGCTGGCCATGTATCAGCGCCGGGAGGAAGGCGACAATACCCCGGAGTCTTTTTCTGGAGGGACCATCGGCACGCGGGCGGGTGCCCGCGAGGTGCTTGTTATTCGCGCGACGCCGCGCGAGGCGCAGGTGCGAATTGATATGGGCCCGGCGCAGGTGCGGGGAGTTTCTACTGCGAAGATGGGCGAGTTGAGCTTTGCGGGATTGGGTATCTCCACGGGTAATCCGCATTTGGCGGCGGTCATTCCCGGCTTGAGTGCGCAGGATCTTGCAGACCTGACGCTGGAGGCACCGACCATTGATCCGGAGTTTTTCCCGGAGGGGGTGAATGTGGAGATCGTGACGCCCCTGTCCGATGGGGCGGTGGACATGCGGGTGTGGGAGCGCGGTGTCGGCGAGACGCTGTCCTGCGGCACCGGCACCGTCGCCGCGGCTACTGCGGCGCTTGCCGACGCCGCCGAGGAGACCGGCAGCGTTACCGTGCGGGTCCCCGGTGGTGAGGTGGTGGTTGATGTCTTGGCCACGACAACCACGCTCACTGGCCCGTCGCGCATCGTCGCTACCGGGCGGCTGAGCATCTAG
- a CDS encoding HPr family phosphocarrier protein has product MASKTVTVGSAVGLHARPASIIADAAGEYDEDIFLTLVGSEDDEETDAASSLMIMALGAEKGDEVTVTSDNAEAVDAIAALIEKDLDAE; this is encoded by the coding sequence ATGGCTTCCAAGACTGTGACCGTTGGCTCCGCCGTCGGACTGCACGCCCGCCCCGCCTCCATCATTGCCGACGCCGCCGGCGAATACGATGAGGACATCTTCCTCACCCTCGTCGGTTCCGAGGACGATGAGGAGACGGACGCCGCCTCCTCCCTGATGATCATGGCCCTGGGTGCTGAAAAGGGCGATGAGGTCACCGTGACCTCCGACAACGCCGAGGCCGTTGACGCGATCGCCGCGCTGATCGAAAAGGACCTCGACGCGGAGTAG